In the Paenibacillus sp. FSL H7-0357 genome, one interval contains:
- the serA gene encoding phosphoglycerate dehydrogenase, which yields MFKVLVSDPISDLGIQQLMDANDVTVDKKTGLSEEELIAIIAEYDGLLVRSQTTVTEKIIAAGTNLKVIGRAGVGVDNIKLEAATQHGVVVINAPDGNTITTCEHAFAMMMALARHIPQAYAKTISGVWDRKTFLGVELRGKTLGVLGMGRIGSEVAKRAKAFGMNILAYDPFLTPDRAEKLEVKLASVDDIVRGADFMTVHTPLTPETRHMISRPQFEVMKKGMRIINCARGGVIDEMALVEAIDSGIVAGAAFDVFEQEPPQADHPFLSHPKIIVTPHLGASTVEAQENVAIDVSEQVLHILRNEPFINAVNIPPVAPSVMNKLQPYFTLGEKLGSFATQLTDGAIREIHVEYAGDLSDVDTQPLTRYIVKGVFTRHFGNDVNIVNSMHLAKTRDVNVVVTKASKTKGFTNLITVTLKAEPDEERLVAGTLLQGYGERIVQVNKFPVDIAPEGHQIVISHNDKPGIIGLVGTLLGQNDVNIASMQVGRKIVGGAAIMLLTVDKEVPQHVLVKLAGLPEINTAEEVVLL from the coding sequence ATGTTTAAAGTATTAGTATCGGATCCAATCAGTGATTTGGGCATTCAGCAATTGATGGACGCAAACGACGTGACTGTAGACAAGAAGACTGGACTTAGTGAAGAAGAGCTTATTGCAATCATCGCCGAATATGACGGCCTGCTCGTACGCAGCCAAACCACTGTTACCGAGAAAATTATTGCCGCGGGCACAAACCTGAAGGTCATTGGACGCGCCGGCGTCGGTGTCGACAATATTAAACTGGAGGCGGCAACACAGCATGGCGTTGTGGTCATCAATGCGCCGGACGGAAATACGATTACGACCTGTGAGCATGCTTTTGCCATGATGATGGCACTCGCCCGGCACATTCCCCAAGCCTATGCCAAAACGATTTCCGGCGTATGGGATAGAAAGACATTCCTCGGCGTAGAACTACGCGGCAAAACACTGGGTGTTCTCGGCATGGGACGGATCGGCAGCGAGGTGGCCAAACGGGCCAAAGCCTTCGGCATGAACATTCTCGCTTATGACCCGTTCCTGACTCCGGACCGCGCGGAGAAGCTCGAAGTGAAGCTGGCCTCCGTTGATGACATTGTCCGTGGCGCTGATTTCATGACCGTGCACACACCGTTGACACCTGAAACCCGCCATATGATTTCCCGCCCGCAGTTCGAAGTGATGAAAAAAGGCATGCGCATCATCAACTGTGCCCGCGGCGGCGTAATCGACGAAATGGCATTGGTTGAAGCCATCGACAGCGGCATCGTCGCTGGAGCAGCATTTGACGTATTCGAGCAAGAGCCGCCACAAGCGGATCACCCGTTCCTCTCCCATCCAAAAATCATCGTGACTCCGCATCTGGGTGCTTCGACCGTAGAAGCCCAGGAGAATGTAGCCATCGATGTATCGGAGCAGGTGCTGCATATTCTGCGCAACGAGCCGTTCATTAACGCTGTAAACATTCCTCCGGTTGCGCCAAGCGTAATGAACAAGCTTCAGCCTTACTTCACACTGGGTGAGAAGCTTGGCAGCTTTGCAACACAGCTGACGGACGGCGCTATTCGTGAAATTCATGTTGAATATGCCGGGGATCTCTCGGATGTGGATACACAGCCGCTGACCCGCTATATTGTAAAAGGCGTGTTCACCCGCCACTTCGGCAACGATGTCAACATCGTCAACTCCATGCATCTGGCCAAAACGCGTGATGTGAATGTTGTCGTGACAAAGGCTTCCAAGACCAAGGGCTTCACTAATCTTATCACCGTTACGCTGAAGGCCGAACCGGATGAAGAACGCCTGGTAGCCGGAACATTGCTCCAGGGCTACGGCGAACGCATTGTCCAGGTCAATAAATTCCCGGTTGATATCGCTCCGGAAGGCCATCAAATTGTAATCTCCCACAACGACAAGCCGGGGATTATCGGTCTCGTCGGCACTCTGCTTGGACAAAACGATGTCAACATCGCTTCGATGCAGGTGGGACGTAAAATTGTCGGTGGTGCAGCTATCATGCTTCTGACCGTAGATAAAGAGGTGCCGCAGCATGTGCTTGTGAAGCTGGCTGGCTTGCCGGAAATCAACACCGCCGAAGAGGTCGTTCTGCTATAG